AGTACGGGATTTATGGCCGGCAGGGGGTATCCAATTGGGGAAAATCAATAATTTATTTGCCCAAAAAATAGCTCTAAGTTTTGAAAAGCTGATTTATAAGAATTCAGATTTAGTTGTAGCCTGTTCAGTGGGAATGGAGGATGGAGTTAAAAAGGTAAATCCAGATAAACCCACCCTAGTAATCCCTAACTCCTCTGACGTCGTTTTATTTTCATCTATAACTGATAGGCCCTCAGGGTTTAAATCTGAATGGGAGAATACCTGTAATTTCATATATGCCGGATCCTTAGGGTTAATGGATGAATGTGAACAAATCATCAAAGGTTTTATAGATTCCAGAATGGAGGGTATTCACATGTTCTTTTTGGGAGATGGGGCTGAAAGGAATCATTTAGAGACTCTGGCAAAACAAAATGGGCTTCAAGAGAACATACACTTTATGGGGCTTCTTCCTAAAAAAGAGCTGGTAAAGTGGTTTCAGGCTGCTCGTGCCAGCTTTGTGACTTTTAAAAATATTGAGGTCCTTCATACCAATTCACCAAATAAGCTTTTTGATTCTTTTGCTGCAGGAATTCCTGTTATTCAATCTACAAAAGGTTGGATAGCTACCTTGGTAAATGAATCCAATTGTGGAATAAACGTGGATCCTGAAGATCCCAAATCCATGGCAGAGGCAATCTTATATTTAAGAGATAATCCTACGATAGCTGAAGAAATGGGGGGAAATGCTAAAAAATTAGCCATAGAAAGATTTAACAGAGATCATTTGTCTGAGATATTTTTGAAAGGTCTAATAGATACTCTAGGATGAAGTATTTATTAACGGGTGCCTCTGGATTTTTAGGGAATTACATTTCTAAAAAACTTCCCGGAGAAGTCATCAGCTTAGGGAGATCTGGAAATAATGAACTCATTTGTGATTTAAGTAATAAAGTT
Above is a window of Algoriphagus machipongonensis DNA encoding:
- a CDS encoding glycosyltransferase family 4 protein; this translates as MRILVFYQYFGTPNGGWSTRYYEFTRRWVKKGHQVTVVTAPYYKSDIKADGLISRQSVEGVNLIVVNAPDSNKDSFLKRAFNALKFAFISIYFALKEPHDLVLSSSGPITTAIPGLISKKFRSKKFVFEVRDLWPAGGIQLGKINNLFAQKIALSFEKLIYKNSDLVVACSVGMEDGVKKVNPDKPTLVIPNSSDVVLFSSITDRPSGFKSEWENTCNFIYAGSLGLMDECEQIIKGFIDSRMEGIHMFFLGDGAERNHLETLAKQNGLQENIHFMGLLPKKELVKWFQAARASFVTFKNIEVLHTNSPNKLFDSFAAGIPVIQSTKGWIATLVNESNCGINVDPEDPKSMAEAILYLRDNPTIAEEMGGNAKKLAIERFNRDHLSEIFLKGLIDTLG